TTTTTCCCGCATAAAATCATGAATGCCTTTGCTCCAAACGTCCCAGCCGTGCGGGTACGGCTCCATCCCTTGTTCATTGAACGCATGGATACGGATATTTTTCTGATATTTAAAGGTTTGCAACAGCCAGCGCAGGCGATCGCTGACGGTTGGCTGTTGCGACATGGAACTGTTTTCAAACAGCAGGCGGTCACGCGGTTCGTCATAACCCAGAATGACATGCAGCTCATCCACCTGACTGCACGCGCGCTGAATCAGATAGATATGACCGGTATGCAACGGATAAAACTTGCCGAAGACGACGCCCACTTTTTTTTCATGGCGGGGAAATTCCAGACCGAGAAAGCGGTGCAGCGCTTCCAATTTTTGCGCGCTGGGGCTTTTGATCTTGGCGTTGAGCAACTGGCTGAGGTAGCCCTTAGTCATATTCGTCGCATCCGCGACCTGTTGTAAGGTCCATCCCTTTTGCCGGATGGCGGATTTTAAATACTCGAATGGTGACATAATCCGACACTCTTGTTTAGCGTACTAAACAAGATAACACAGCGCGACGTTGAAAATCGCTCCCGGCGATTTTTTATTCGCCCCATCCCTGGGGCTCACCCTACGGGCCGTCGCTGTACGACGTTGAAAATCGCTCCCGGCGATTTTTTATAGATCGTTGAGAATATCTAGCGCGTCAGCCAGCTTTTTGACGCCGAAAACCTGCATATTGGCCGGTAGCTTTTTCGGCATATTGGCGTGGGGAACGATGGCCCGCTTGAAACCGTGTTTGGCGGCTTCAGCAATACGCTCCTGACCGCTTGGCACCGGACGGATTTCACCCGCCAGTCCGACCTCGCCGAACACCACCAGATCCTGCGGCAAAGGACGATCGCGCAGGCTGGACACCAGCGACAGCAGCAGCGCAAGATCGGCGCTGGTTTCCGTCACTTTGACGCCGCCCACCACGTTAACGAACACATCCTGATCCGACATCTGTAACCCGCCGTGGCGGTGCAGTACCGCCAGCAGGATCGCCAGACGATTCTGTTCCAGCCCCACCGCGACCCGGCGAGGGTTCGCCATCATTGACTGATCCACCAGCGCCTGAATTTCCACCAGCAGCGGACGGGTGCCTTCCCACACTACCATCACCGAACTGCCGGAAGTGATTTCGTCACCGCGGCTGAGGAAAATCGCCGAAGGGTTGCTGATTTCGCGCAGCCCCTGTTCGGTCATGGCGAAAACGCCCAGCTCATTGACTGCGCCGAAGCGGTTTTTATGGCTGCGCAGGGTGCGAAAACGTGAATCGGCGTCGCCATCCAGCAATACCGAGCAGTCGATACAGTGTTCCAGCACTTTCGGGCCCGCCAGCGAACCATCTTTGGTGACATGGCCGACCATAATAATGGCGACGCCGCGGGTTTTGGCAAAGCGGGTCAGGTAGGCCGCGGTTTCACGTACCTGCGCGACGCTGCCGGGGGAGGATTGAATTTCAGCCAGGTGCATAACCTGAATAGAGTCAATCACCATCAGCTTTGGTTGTTCCTGTTCGGCAATCAGGCAAATCTGTTCGATGCTGGTTTCAGACAGCATGTTCAGGTTGTGGGCGGGCAACCCGAGACGATGAGCCCGCATCGCCACCTGCTGCAACGACTCTTCCCCGGTGACGTAGAGGGTTTTCATGTGCTCGGATAGTTTGCACAGCGTTTGCAGCAGCAGGGTGCTTTTCCCGGCACCCGGATTACCGCCGATCAGGATCGCGCTGCCCGGCACCACGCCGCCGCCCAGCACGCGGTCGAACTCCTGAAAACCGGTAGAAAAACGGGGCAGCGCCTCAAGGCTGATTTCAGAGAGTTTTTGCACCCGGCTGACGCCCGCACTTTCACCGGCATAACCGGTCAGGCGATCGGCGCGTGAGGAGGAAGGGGACGCCGCCAGACGAACTTCGGTAATGGTATTCCAGGCATGACAGGCGCTGCATTGTCCCTGCCAGCGAGGATAATCTGCTCCACATTCATTACACACAAAGGCGCGTTTGACGGCTTTTGCCACGGATTACCTCAAGTCTGATTAGCGTTTTTCATGTCTCATGCTGCCGCTGAGGATACACAATACCCCGGTCAGGTCAGCATGACGGATCGTCACAGCGGACTGTTCGTTGACCTTTGGTTTGGCATGATAGGCGATGCCCAGACCAGAAGCTTTGATCATCAGCAGATCGTTGGCGCCATCACCGATGGCAACCGTCTGCTGTAAGGGAATATCCAGTTTTTCCGCCAGCGCACGCAACGTGGCGGCTTTGTATTTCGCATCGACAATCGGGCCGATGACTTCGCCAGTCAGTCTACCATCCCACATGCCCATTTCATTGGCGACGGCGGCAACCAGCCCTAGCTTTTCACGCAGATAATCGGCGAAATAGGTAAACCCGCCCGAGGCAATCGCCACATGCCAACCCGCCGCCTGAAGCTGGCTGACCATGTTGGTCAGACCCGGCATCAGCGGCAGATTTTTACGCACTTTATGAAGAATGTTGGCATCGGCGCCTTTTAAGGTGCCCACACGCTGACGCAGACTGGCGGAGAAATCCAGTTCCCCGCGCATCGCCCGTTCGGTGACTTCGGCGACCAACTCTCCCGTTCCCGCTAGTTTGGCAATTTCATCGATACATTCAATCTGAATCGCGGTGGAATCCATATCCATCACCAGCAGGCCGGGGGCGCGAAGGGTCGGGGCGTTACGTATCGGAGCGACATCCATCCCCAGCTCATGCGCCAGCTTTGATGCCCTGGGCGTGAGCGTACCCGCCAGCCGAACCACCTGATAATCGCCCACGGCCCAGGCGCTGACTATCACCATTGCCACGCCCAGTTCGCGCTGATAGCGGGAGAGCCGATTTTTGTCGAGTGTGCCGCTGTATAGCAGCCAGCCGGTGTCCCCGGCGCGATAATCGAGCGGCATCACTTCATCACCGCTCAGTGATAGCGGCAGTCCCGGCCAACAGTTAATCTCATTCGGGAGATCACAATAGGTCAGACTATTCGACATGGGGCAAATCCTCTAGTGGCGGTTATTACGTGGCATAGAATGGGGGAGCTGTCCGGGGTATCTGCCACTGCCACAGGATCGCAACCACAAACATATCCACCGAAAACTGGGCAACAAGCTATCCTATCGTCGGCGCTTCTGGCAACATTAAAGTATCCAAATCGCGTAAGGATTATCATGGTTCAGGCTCGGGTAAAATTCCGCCTTCATCGTACAGTCATTGTGCTCATTTGCCTGGCGCTGCTGGTGGCGCTAATGCAGGGCGCTTCCTATTTCAGTTTGAGCCACCAGGCGGCCCGTTCGGAACAGGTTGAGGAGTTGGCGCAAACCTTGACCAGACAGGTGGCTTACAGCGTTGCTCCGCTGATGGACGACACAGATGATAACAACCAGAAAATGAATGACATACTCCAGCAGCTCACGGAGTATAGCCGGATTCTGGATGCCGGGATTTATAAGCAGGATGGTTCGCTGGTCGCCCGTGCGGGGGAGCAGGTTCAACTGCGGGATCGGCTGGCGCTGGACGGCAATCGGGTCGGCAGCTATTACAATCATCAACGGGTGCAGCCCATTGAGGGCAAAGACGGCCCGATAGGATTCCTGCGCATCACCCTTGATACGCATGTGCTGGCGACCGAGGCCAGACAGGTGGATAACACCACCAATATTCTGCGCTTGATGATATTGCTGTCGCTGGCGATCGGCATCATCCTGACTCGAACGTTGTTGCAGAACCATCGCACCCACTGGCAGCAGTCGCCTTATTTACTCACGGCCGGAAAGCCGGTTAAAGAAGACGATGGCAGCGAAGAGAGCAGAAATGCATTTGCGGACGATACTGACGCGCGCAAGGCGGACAAAAAGAAGAAAATCTAGCCCGTTCGATCTTTCAGCCGCCAATTGTGTATGAACGCTAAATCAGGGAAAATACCCGGCTTACGATTTATTCCCGCTTTGCCTGACGCAGACATCGGTGTGTTTTTGACTCGATGCTGACGCCGGGTGGCTAACAGAAGAAACCTGAAAATCATGTCTCCAAGTGAATACGCCCGCGAAGTCTCGAAAAGAAGAACATTCGCCATCATCTCCCACCCTGACGCCGGTAAAACGACGATTACAGAAAAAGTATTGTTGTTCGGACAGGCAATCCAGACGGCCGGTACGGTTAAAGGGCGTGGTTCAAGTCAGCATGCGAAATCCGACTGGATGGAGATGGAGAAGCAGCGGGGTATCTCCATTACCACCTCGGTCATGCAGTTTCCTTATCGGGAATGTCTGGTCAACCTGCTGGATACCCCAGGGCATGAAGACTTCTCCGAAGATACCTACCGTACGCTGACGGCGGTGGACTGTTGTTTGATGGTCATCGATGCGGCGAAAGGGGTCGAGGATCGGACGCGCAAACTGATGGAGGTGACGCGCCTGCGTGATACGCCGATCCTGACGTTTATGAACAAGCTGGATCGTGATATCCGCGATCCGATGGAAGTGCTGGACGAAGTGGAAAACGAACTGAAGATTGCCTGCGCGCCCATCACCTGGCCGATTGGCTGCGGCAAGCTGTTCAAAGGGGTTTATCATCTTTATAAAGATGAAACCTACCTTTATCAAAGCGGTAAAGGGCACACGATTCAGGAAGTTCGTATCGTGAAAGGGCTGGATAACCCGGAGCTGGACATTGCCGTCGGCGAAGAGCTGGCGACGCAACTGCGCGAAGAACTGGAATTGGTGAAAGGCGCCTCGCACGAGTTTGAACGGGAACCGTTCCTGTCCGGCGAGCTGACGCCGGTATTCTTTGGTACGGCGCTGGGAAACTTCGGCGTTGATCATATGCTGGATGGGTTGGTTGCCTGGGCGCCCGCGCCGATGCCGCGTAGGACCGATAAGCGCGAAGTGGCGGCGGCCGAAGAGAAATTCACCGGTTTCGTCTTCAAGATTCAGGCCAATATGGACCCGAAACACCGTGACCGCGTGGCGTTTATGCGCGTGGTTTCCGGCAAATATGAGAAAGGGATGAAGCTGCGTCAGGTACGGACCGGCAAAGATGTGGTGATTTCCGATGCGCTGACCTTTATGGCGGGCGATCGTTCTCACGTCGAGGAAGCCTGGCCGGGCGATATCATTGGCTTGCACAACCACGGCACGATCCAGATTGGGGATACCTTTACCCAGGGTGAAGAGATGAAATTCACCGGTATTCCTAACTTTGCGCCTGAACTGTTCCGCCGTATCCGGTTGCGCGATCCGTTAAAACAGAAACAATTGCTGAAGGGGTTGGTACAGCTTTCTGAAGAAGGCGCGGTACAGGTCTTCCGCCCGCTGACCAACAACGATCTGATCGTTGGAGCCGTCGGTGTGTTGCAGTTTGATGTGGTTGTGGCGCGATTGAAGACCGAGTACAACGTGGAGGCCATCTACGAATCCGTTAACGTTTCCACTGCCCGCTGGGTTGAATGTCGTGATGTGAAGAAATTTGAAGAGTTCAAGCGCAAGAATGAACAGCATCTGGCGTTAGACGGTGGCGATAATCTGACCTATATAGCGCCGACGCTGGTCAACCTGAACCTGACGCGGGAACGTTATCCTGATATTGAGTTCCATAAAACGCGTGAGCATTAATTGCCATCGCTCAAATAACCGCCTTGTTTTTTAATATTTTTTTGCCTTTCAAATAACGCGAACCGATAAAGTTTTACCGTCTATGGGTTCGCGTTTTCTATGCTATATCAATCCATTGTATTTAAAGCGCTCAGCAAGACATGCTTGTTTTCTACCACAGACAAATCTGAATTCCCGCCAGTTCCAATGCTTTTCATCCAATCGCCCTGTGAATTTACAGTCAGTGGTCTATAGTTAACAACGTGTTAAGTGCTTAGTTTGTTTAACTGTTAACGTGATTATGGATAGTGTGTTGTTTTGACTTGCTTGTTTTCAAAGAGATAAAGCTCTAATGATCGCGTCATTTTGTGTCGTTATCATACGCGGCTTTATGGCGCTGATTGCAGGCTTGGAACGCACGCGTTATTTCCCTGCGTTAATGTGGTCCGAGGGTTTTTTTTCGGGCATTGAAAGAGAAAACATAAAGGAAGAAATGGATGAAAAAGACCAAACTCACACAATCGCTGATCGCTGTCATTCTGGGTTCAATCCTGGCCGGTGGTACCGCCATTGCTGAAGATTCAGTGGGGCAGAAAATGCAACGTATTGCAGATACCACAGGTGAGAAAGTAGATAGCTCGGTAAATAAAGCTTCAGGCTACGTGAGCGATAGCACAACCACAGCAAAAGTAAAAAGCGCCCTGCTGAAGGATAAAACCATTACCAGCGGCGACATTTCCGTCGAGACGTCCAACGGGGTGGTCACGTTAAGCGGTTTCATCGGTAGTCAGGAAATAGCGGCTCGTGCCGTGGAAATCGCCACCCAGGTTGAAGGCGTTACGTCCGTTAGTGACAAGCTACAGGTCAAAGACGGTGCATCACAGTCAGTCAGTGCTTATGCGGGTGATGCCATGACCACCAGTACCATCAAAGCCAAATTGCTGGCGGATGACATTGTTCCGTCCCGTAAGGTGAAAGTTGAAACACATGAAGGCATCGTGTTGTTGAGCGGTGAAGTCGATAATCAGGCTCAGTCGGCACGAGCTGAAAGTATTGCCAAAGCCGTTGATGGTGTAAAAAGCGTCAAGAATGATTTAACGATTAAAGGATAACAGTTTATAAAGGTGGGTTGTTCGCGCTGTCGGATAACCCTCTCTAACCTGCAAAACACAGCACCACCACGATTTTTAATTTTCGGGTAAGGAGAGTCTATGTTTCGTTGGGGAATTATCTTTTTAGTTATCGCATTGATCGCTGCGGCGCTGGGTTTTGGTGGTTTGGCTGGCACTGCGGCAAGTGCGGCTAAGATCGTTTTCGTTGTCGGGATTATTATCTTCCTGGTGAGCTTGTTTCTTGGCCGCAAGCGGCCTTAGATTTAAACCCTCGTAACGTAATATCACTTAATGTGGCGGCCATGCCGCATGGCTGTCATATTTAGCTGAAACACTGTCGGCGGTATTTGCTGAATTTCGATCTTTTATCAGGGGGTAGATGATGAATAGCGATATCGTTTTAGGCAAATGGAAACAATGGAAAGGAAACTTCTGGGCGCTGTGGGCTGAATGGTTTGACAGTGACTGCGCTTGGCTGGAAGGGAACAACGATTATTTATCCGGTGTGATGCAAGAAGGTTACGGAAAGGCCAATAAACAAGTATCCTCCGAAGAGAAAGTATTACACTGAGGAAGTAAGGAAGCGTGTCGATATTACCCTCTGTCGGAAGCCCCGCGCTTGCGACTTCATCCTCTTTTATCGATACCCATTGTCATTTTGATTTTCCGCTGTTTTACGATAATGCTTTCGCAAGTCTTCAATTGGCGGCGGCGGCTGGTGTGGAACGTATCATTATCCCTGCTGTGGCGGCACACTATTTTGAGCGTGTATTGACGCTGGTTCGTGCCCATTCTCCCCTTTATTGCGCCCTGGGGCTCCATCCGCTCTATATTTCACAGCATGCCGACGCCGATCTGACACGGTTGGAGGCGAACCTGCGTCAGAAACCTGAAAAGCTGGTGGCGGTGGGCGAGGTCGGGTTGGATCTTTATATGCAAGCGCCGCACTTTGAGCGCCAATGCCGGATGCTTGAGACGCAGTTGAAACTGGCGAAACGGTACGATCTCCCGGTTATCCTCCATTCGCGCCGTACCCACGATCAGCTGGCGCAGTTGTTGCGGCGCGTTGATGTGCCGCGTACCGGCGTCGTCCATGGGTTTGCCGGCAGTCTGGAACAGGCGCAGGCATTTATCCGGCTGGGTTACTACATTGGCGTCGGCGGAACGATCACCTATTCCAGAGCCAATAAAACACGTCAGGCGATTGCGCGCCTTCCCCTCGATCGCCTGCTGCTGGAAACTGACGCGCCGGATATGCCGGTCAGCGGCTATCAGGGACAACCCAATCGCCCGGAACGGGTTATCAACGTATTCCAGTCACTTTGTCAGTTGCGACCGGAGCCTGCCGAGAAACTGGCGGCGGCGATATATCAAAACACCCTCCGACTTTTTGCCCTCGGCTGAAAACATGATCGCGTTTTTCCCCAGCGAATCATGTGATTTAACTTGATTTTTCGTCCGTATCCTCGCGCGGGTGTCATTTTTTTTTCATATAATGGTAACAAAAGTGTGGTCCATGTCTCTATTTGCTATTTTGACTTATTCGATGTTGTATCTATTTGTGACATAAGTTGGCTACTGTCCAACGGCGGTTTCTATCATCAGCCCGGTTATCACACTTTTGCAAAAAAATGATTACTGACAGACGCACTATAGGGAATGACACATGCAACTTATCATGAGTCTTATCGGCATGATTGTACTGATATTGTTCGCGGTTATGCTTTCCAGTAATCGTAAAGCGATCAGATTACGCACTGTACTGGGTGCTTTTATTATTCAGATTGGTATTGGTGCGCTGGTGTTGTATGTGCCATTGGGACGCCGGGTTTTAGGGGGGATGACGCAAGGCGTGGCTAACATCATTTCCTACGGTAATCAGGGCGTATCTTTTATGTTTGGCGGCCTCACGTCCGACAAAATGTTTGAAGTGTTTGGCGGCGGCGGGTTTGTTTTCGCATTTCGCGTACTGCCGATTATTGTTTTTTTCTCATCACTGATTGCCGTGCTCTATTACATGGGGGTGATGCAATGGGTCATTCGGCTGCTTGGCGGCGGGTTACAGAAACTGCTGGGGACATCGCGCACGGAATCGCTTTCCGCTACGGCGAATATCTTCGTTGGACAGACAGAAGCGCCGCTGGTGGTCCGCCCGTATATCGCCAATATGACGCAGTCAGAATTGTTTGCCGTCATGTGTGGCGGACTGGCCTCTATCGCGGGTTCGGTCATGGCCGGCTATGCGCAGATGGGGGTGCCGCTGGAATACCTGATCGCAGCTTCCTTTATGGCCGCGCCCGGCGGGCTGTTGTTTGCCAAACTGATGGTGCCGGAAACCGAACAAACGCATGATCGCGAGAAGATCAGCGGATTTGTCGACGAAGAGGAACGACCGGCCAACGTTATTGATGCGGCGGCGAGCGGGGCGGCGTCCGGTATGCAACTGGCGCTGAACGTGGGCGCCATGCTGCTGGCGTTTATCGCGCTGATTGCTTTGCTTAACGGTATTCTCGGCGGGGTAGGCGGCTGGTTTGATTATCCTCAACTGTCGCTGGAGTTAATTTTAGGCTGGCTTTTCTCGCCAGTGGCGTTTTTGATTGGCGTTCCCTGGGATGAGGCCGCCATTGCCGGTTCGTTTATCGGCCAGAAGCTGATCGTCAATGAATTCGTTGCCTACATGAATTTTAGCGAGTATCTGAAAACGGACGATGAGGTTGCCGCCGCTGGCTTAGCGTTATTGTCCGAACATACCAAAGCCGTTATCTCATTCGCACTTTGTGGGTTTGCTAACCTGTCATCGATAGCTATTCTTATTGGGGGGCTGGGCAGTATGGCGCCGAATCGACGTCAGGATATTGCCCGGTTTGGTTTGAAAGCGGTAACGGCGGGCACGCTGTCAAACCTGATGAGCGCCAGTATTGCAGGCTTTTTTTTAGCGCTGTGATTAACGGCGAGTGATAATGGGCGGGAGTTTCCCATTATTTGTTGAAGGTTGAGGTGCTGGATTGCCCTGAGAATAATTTCTCCTTCAAGAGTAACACGACATGCTTTCTGCTTTTATTGATGATATTGAATGGATAACCTTTCCGCAGGCAATGGATGGCACCGTATATCCTGGTATTGGCGCTCGCTGTCATTTTCATTTGTCTGCTTATTCTGACGCCTTGTTCTCTCAGGCCGGTATCCCTTTTTGTGATGTCCTTGAACGCTCGGTGCCAAAACGCCGTGCCGAGTATCTGGCGGGGCGCTGTTTGGCCATGCAGGTATTGCGTAAACTGGGATACGCGGATTTCATTCTGAACGTCGGCGAGGACCGCTCTCCGGTGTGGCCTGACAATGTTGCCGGTTCGTTGAGCCACAATAGGGATAGCGTCTTGTGTGCTGCGCATCTTTGCAATGGCGCGCTGCCCTGTGTGGGGGTGGATATTGAGGCGTACATATCCGATGAGCGGGCGTATTCCCTCTGGCCGGGTATTATTGATGATGAGGAATATCAGTGGTTTCAAGAACGTGAGGAGACGTTTTGCTGTCTGTTGACGCTGAGCTTCTCTGCCAAAGAGAGCCTGTTTAAAGCACTCTATCCGCAGATTAAACGCTATTTTGATTTTCTCGATGCCAGAATGGTGGCGTTAGACTGCGCGAAACAGGTTTTTGAGCTGGAATTACTGACTGACCTGACGCCGCAGTTCTATGCCGGGCGTCGCTTCAAAGGCACCTATATGCTCAGGCCGCACGATGTCACGACGTTTATATATTGCTGAATTTTATGGCGGGCCTCCTGCCCGCCACCCTTCGGGCCGTTGCTATGCAACGTTGAAAAATGTGCGCGGCGTTTTTTTATGGCGGGCCTCCTGCCCGCCACCTTTCGGGCCGTTGCTATGCAACGTTGAAAAACGTGCGCGGCGTTTTTTTATGGCGGGCCTTCTACCCGCCACTCTTCGGGCGTTTTAGAACTTATAGCTGACACCGCCATAAAGGGTACGACCTGACAGAAAGTAATCATTAGCCGTTGCGACGTAATCCCGTTTCTCGTTGGTTACGTTGTTCACGCCCAGTTTCAGATTAACGTTCTTGATCGGCGCATAGGCTGCGCCGACATCGACGGTATTAAACCCGCGAGTTTTGCTGACTTCTTTATCAAACAGGTACTGATTGCCGGTGTACTGGTAGGAAACATAGGCCGACAGATTTTCCAGCGCCTGCCAGCTTAGCTGGGTATTAACGGTATTTTTCGGCGTTTGTTTCAGCCGCATTTTGGTGTCACGGTCTTCAGCATTCACAATCGTCCAGTTCGTCGTCCAGTTCAGGCTTTCTGTCAGATCCACCCAGAGAGAGGTTTCGAGTCCTTGAATTCGGGCCTTACTCACGTTCTCATACGTCAGCTCCCTGGCGACCCGGTCCCAGGTCTGAACCTGGATCATATCCTTGATATCATTATTAAACAGCATTACGCCTGCGCCGAAACGTGCTGTTTCATACGCGGTTCCCAGTTCATAGCTGACGGAGGTTTCGGCTTTCAGGTCGGGATTGCCCACGACCTGGCATCGGCCACGGCAGGCTGCAACGGCGTAACCCTTGTAGAACTGGGCAATGGTCGGGGCTTTAAACGCTTTGCTCACCCCGCCCTTTACCACCCAGTTGTCGGTGAGACTGTAGTTGGCGTAGGCGCGCGGGCTGAACTCCGTACCATAGGTTTCATGGCTGTCCACGCGGCCGCCAAATGTTAACGCCAGATCGCCCAGTTTAAATTCATCCTGGAGGAAAACGGCGCCCTGATTCACGTCGACCGTGCCGTCTGTCAGGTTCATACTGTGTTTTAACGAGGTCAGACGATATTCACCGCCGCCGGTCAGCAGGTGATCGCCGAGATAACCGGAAATCTGTCCGTCCACCGTGTGGTTATCCTGGGTAATATCGGCCGCTCCGCCGTTGAGCTGAGAATTGTCCATCAGTTCAATATCTTCGTAGTAGTAGCGCAGTCGGGTATCAATGTTGTCCCAACTGCCGTTATGCGTTAAACCTAATCCAAGACGTTCCAGTTCCTGGAGGTTGTGTGTGGCGCTGCCGTAGTTATTCCAGTAAACGTCGCGGTCATCTTTGGTATAAGTCGCATCGAAATCCAGACTCTGACGCCCGTCGATAAGCCAGGTCAGGTTACCTAATACGTTGACGTAGTCGCGTTGTTCCAGCGCATCCGTATTCTGATTGAGGGATTGGTCGGTGCGCCAGGCGTCGCGTTTTCCGCCATCGACAATCAGGCTGCCCAGTAACTTATTTTCCAGTAACGGGCCGCTGACATAACCGTTTAACCGGTTGTGATCGCCGCCTGAGCCCTCTGTCGGGACTTCAAAGTTATAGCCAATCTCACCTTCGGCATCATTCCCCGGCTGGCGCAGGATGACATTCACCACGCCGCCCAGCGCATCGGCGCCGTATAAAGATGACATCGGGCCACGGATAACTTCAATGCGATCGATGGCGGATACCGGGACCGAGCTGAGATCGAAATCGTTGCCCATATTGCTGGCCAGCGTTTCCCGCGCATTGATGCGGCGGCCGTTAACCAGCAGCAGGGTATAGTCGGCCCTCATGCCGCGGATTTTGATCTCTTGACGGCCGTAGGTGGTTGACGGATTGAGATTAATCCCCGGCAGCTTTTTGACCGCATCGGAAATATTATTGACCGCCATTTTTTCCAGATCGGCGCGTGTCACCACGGACACGCTGGCTGGCGCGCTGAGCGCGGTATGTTTGGTCTGGGTAGCGGTGACCACAATGGTTTCATCATCCGTTGCGTTTTCCGCCGGCGCTACGGCGGGGAGCGCCAGAAGGCCCGTCAGCATCACTGAGCGATAAAGCTTATTGAGTGGCGCGTGTTTTTTTTGTTTTTGCTGCATATCAAAAACTCCGTCAGAATAGTGGAAAAAGGAAACAACCCCTAAATTTCTTACTGTGTTACCCGTCTGGCGGCTTCATCCGTTGAGACGAAACGTCATCGGTTCAGTTCTCTGCCGTCTGGCGGAGTCGCCATGAGGCAAGCAGACGGTTGCGAGCGGCCAACCGCGGTATCAGCCGCATTGTCAGCAGCATGGCGCACAGCGCGAAGGTGGTGCTGACGAGCGCCAGATGCTCAAATCCCAGAATTTTTCCCTGTGCCGATGTACTCAAATAACCCGCCGATGCAATGCTGGCGATCCCGGATGCCACGTTGGCTGCGGTTCCCTGATATGACATAAATGCCGCCCGCTGATGGGGGAAGGGAATACCTGCGGTAATCGCCAGCGTGCTGCTGGAACGAGCCGCGCTCAACGCCATGAACAAGGTAAAAATCAAATACAGCGAAAAGGAAAAAGGCAGCACAAAACCGCCGATAATCACCCCCGTCAGCAGCAGCGTGGTGGTAACAATCGTCTGATAGGCATAACCCCGGTCAATCAGATGCCCGCATAACTGAATGGACGCCATGCTCCCCAACCCGCCGCATAGATAGAGCAGGGAAATGTCATCCCGTGGGAAAGCGAGGTTGAACTGGAAATAGTTGGAAAAGTGGGGAATGAGCAGGAAATGCCCGAACATTTGCAGTGATATAGCAGCCAGTCCCATCCAAAACAGTGGTGAAGGCAGGCGGGCTTTCAGTACGTTCGATTCTGGGCGCTGCTTCTGCGGAGCATCCCGGCCGCACACGATTGCCGGCATTGATGGGAATCGCCAGACAACCAGCAGTGCGGTCAATAACCCGCTGATCCCCAGGATATAAAAAGGCGCCTGCCAGTTGATGTGGTGAGCCAGTTCCAACGACAGAGGCATGATGACAATCGCCGCCAGTGAAAAACTCATGCCGACATAAGCCAGCCGTTTGCCGCGTTCCTTGACGGGCACAATATCGACCACGGCCGCCATGAGAACGCCGGCGGCCGGTCCCGCGATGCAGCCGGCCAGAATGAATATCAGCAGCAACTGCGTTTGATTGGTCGCCAGCACGCAAGCAATTGTCAGACCGAAGCGTAATGTCAGCAGCAGCGCCAGCGC
This is a stretch of genomic DNA from Brenneria rubrifaciens. It encodes these proteins:
- the radA gene encoding DNA repair protein RadA translates to MAKAVKRAFVCNECGADYPRWQGQCSACHAWNTITEVRLAASPSSSRADRLTGYAGESAGVSRVQKLSEISLEALPRFSTGFQEFDRVLGGGVVPGSAILIGGNPGAGKSTLLLQTLCKLSEHMKTLYVTGEESLQQVAMRAHRLGLPAHNLNMLSETSIEQICLIAEQEQPKLMVIDSIQVMHLAEIQSSPGSVAQVRETAAYLTRFAKTRGVAIIMVGHVTKDGSLAGPKVLEHCIDCSVLLDGDADSRFRTLRSHKNRFGAVNELGVFAMTEQGLREISNPSAIFLSRGDEITSGSSVMVVWEGTRPLLVEIQALVDQSMMANPRRVAVGLEQNRLAILLAVLHRHGGLQMSDQDVFVNVVGGVKVTETSADLALLLSLVSSLRDRPLPQDLVVFGEVGLAGEIRPVPSGQERIAEAAKHGFKRAIVPHANMPKKLPANMQVFGVKKLADALDILNDL
- the serB gene encoding phosphoserine phosphatase, giving the protein MSNSLTYCDLPNEINCWPGLPLSLSGDEVMPLDYRAGDTGWLLYSGTLDKNRLSRYQRELGVAMVIVSAWAVGDYQVVRLAGTLTPRASKLAHELGMDVAPIRNAPTLRAPGLLVMDMDSTAIQIECIDEIAKLAGTGELVAEVTERAMRGELDFSASLRQRVGTLKGADANILHKVRKNLPLMPGLTNMVSQLQAAGWHVAIASGGFTYFADYLREKLGLVAAVANEMGMWDGRLTGEVIGPIVDAKYKAATLRALAEKLDIPLQQTVAIGDGANDLLMIKASGLGIAYHAKPKVNEQSAVTIRHADLTGVLCILSGSMRHEKR
- a CDS encoding YtjB family periplasmic protein, giving the protein MVQARVKFRLHRTVIVLICLALLVALMQGASYFSLSHQAARSEQVEELAQTLTRQVAYSVAPLMDDTDDNNQKMNDILQQLTEYSRILDAGIYKQDGSLVARAGEQVQLRDRLALDGNRVGSYYNHQRVQPIEGKDGPIGFLRITLDTHVLATEARQVDNTTNILRLMILLSLAIGIILTRTLLQNHRTHWQQSPYLLTAGKPVKEDDGSEESRNAFADDTDARKADKKKKI
- the prfC gene encoding peptide chain release factor 3, whose translation is MSPSEYAREVSKRRTFAIISHPDAGKTTITEKVLLFGQAIQTAGTVKGRGSSQHAKSDWMEMEKQRGISITTSVMQFPYRECLVNLLDTPGHEDFSEDTYRTLTAVDCCLMVIDAAKGVEDRTRKLMEVTRLRDTPILTFMNKLDRDIRDPMEVLDEVENELKIACAPITWPIGCGKLFKGVYHLYKDETYLYQSGKGHTIQEVRIVKGLDNPELDIAVGEELATQLREELELVKGASHEFEREPFLSGELTPVFFGTALGNFGVDHMLDGLVAWAPAPMPRRTDKREVAAAEEKFTGFVFKIQANMDPKHRDRVAFMRVVSGKYEKGMKLRQVRTGKDVVISDALTFMAGDRSHVEEAWPGDIIGLHNHGTIQIGDTFTQGEEMKFTGIPNFAPELFRRIRLRDPLKQKQLLKGLVQLSEEGAVQVFRPLTNNDLIVGAVGVLQFDVVVARLKTEYNVEAIYESVNVSTARWVECRDVKKFEEFKRKNEQHLALDGGDNLTYIAPTLVNLNLTRERYPDIEFHKTREH
- the osmY gene encoding molecular chaperone OsmY, with protein sequence MKKTKLTQSLIAVILGSILAGGTAIAEDSVGQKMQRIADTTGEKVDSSVNKASGYVSDSTTTAKVKSALLKDKTITSGDISVETSNGVVTLSGFIGSQEIAARAVEIATQVEGVTSVSDKLQVKDGASQSVSAYAGDAMTTSTIKAKLLADDIVPSRKVKVETHEGIVLLSGEVDNQAQSARAESIAKAVDGVKSVKNDLTIKG
- a CDS encoding DUF1328 domain-containing protein; protein product: MFRWGIIFLVIALIAAALGFGGLAGTAASAAKIVFVVGIIIFLVSLFLGRKRP
- a CDS encoding CsbD family protein, encoding MNSDIVLGKWKQWKGNFWALWAEWFDSDCAWLEGNNDYLSGVMQEGYGKANKQVSSEEKVLH